The sequence GACGCACACCTGGCCGGGGTGCCGTCTCGTGCCCGTTCGTGCCTCACGTCCCTCTCGATGTCCGTTTCCGTTGGCGCGAATGCCGCGCGTTCGGGCGCCCACCCGACGTCGAACGCCGCTACCGCTCCGCAAGGGGTGCGAGCGGTCACGGCACCCCATGGCCAACCGGCATTCCAGTCGGTGGTGTTTGGTCGCGCGTGGGATGCGACGCTGTTGGGCGGACTCGGCGTGTATACGCTGGCGCTGTGCGTGTGGCTGGTGGTGAGTGCGCGTGGCGACGCGGCACCCGCCCGGGGGCCGGCGTTTGCCTCCGCCGTACTGTCATTGTGCGCGGCGGCACTGGCCATCCGCGCATCGCGCGAGAATCGCCTCGACCGGGGGAGCCGCCACTGTTGGCGCGTCATCGCCCTCGCCGTCGTCGTCAATGCCATCGGCAGCCTGACAATCTCAGCCGGCGGCTCGTGGCTGGCCCCATCTGATGCCCGCACCGTGTCGGCGTATGCGGGACTCACCGCGCAGATGATGCTGTTGGTGGCGCTCCTGCAGAAGCCAAGCGCGCCGCAATCATCGCTGGACCAGGCGACCCTGTGGTTGGACGCGGCTACTGTCACGGTTGGCGGACTCCTGGTTGTGTGGTACGACCTGCACGTGCTCTCCGGTGATCGGACTCCGTCGTCGCTCGGTGCGTTCATTCTTTCGCATCTGGTTGTCGTCGTGGACCTTGTGCTGTTGATGGTCACCTCGGTGCTGTGGCGACGCACGGCCTTCGCGCATCGGGCCTATGTGTTGCTCCTGCTGGCGGCGGCGTTGCTGGTGGGTGCGCTGTCCCACACGGCGGCTGTCGTTGTCCTTACGCGCGATGTCCCCGCGCCGGTGTGGCTCACCGCCATCGCGCCCATCAGCACGCTGCTCTTCGCGATTGCGGCCTGGTTGAAGTCGGCGACCGCCGGGGCGTTGGCGGTGCGCACGGCCGCGCACTCGGCGCGCGCGCAACTGAGCGCGAGCATCATCCCGTACGTGGCCGCACTTCCCGGCTTTGCGTTGCTGCTCAAGGCGTCGCATGAGCAGGCGCTGCAACCGGTTGGTGGCTTGGTGATCGGCGCGGTGGCCATCGCGATTCTCGCGTTTGCGCGTCAGGTTGCCTCAGCGCGCGAGGCCGTTCGCGCGCTGACGGAATCGGCGGCCAAGCACAACGAGGCGCGCTTTCAGGCACTCGTCCAGCACTCGAGTGACGTGATCACGATTCTCGACGCGCGCGGATACATCCGCTATGTGAGTCCGTCGGTGGCGACCGTGCTGGGGCATGACTCGTCCCGCCTGGTGGGGACTCGTCTGGCCGACCTGCTGCACCCGGAGGATGTTGAGGGGGCGACGATGTTCCTCGCCGATCTCGCACGATCGGCGGGGCCGCGCGCCACGCCCAGTCACCTGCCCGGCTCGTTCAAGCGCGAATGGCGGATTGCCCATGCCAACGGCGACTGGATGTCGGTGGACAACGTGGGGACCAATCTGCTCCGCGAGCCGGTGGTGCAGGGGTTGGTGCTCAATACCCGCGATGTCACGGAGCAGAGCGTTATCAAACAGCAGTACATGCACCAGGCGTTTCACGATCCGCTTACCGACTTGGCGAATCGCTCGCTGTTTCTCTATCAGGTGGGTCATGCGTTGGCCCGCGCTACTCGGCAGCAGCATGCCGTCACCGTGCTCTTCCTGGATCTCGACAATTTCAAGACCGTCAACGACTCGCTCGGGCATGCGGCCGGCGATCGGTTACTGGTGGAAGCGGCCCGGCGCTTGTCGTCCTGCGTCCGGGATAGTGACCTGATTGCGCGTTTGGGCGGGGACGAATTTGCGATGCTCATTGAGGATGGTGACGGGGACGATGACGTGCTTGGCATCGCCGAGCGCATCGCCGACGCGCTCTCGAGGCCCTTCAAGTTGAGCGGCAAGGAAGTGTTTGTCGGCGCCAGCATCGGCATTGCCCGCACGTCGCGTGGCGAGACCACTGACGATCTGGTGCGAAACGCCGATGTGGCGATGTACGTGGCCAAGACGCGCGGCAAGGGTGGCTATGTCCTGTTCGAGCCGGAAATGCACGCGGCGGCGATGGATCGCTTGGTGGTGGAAGCCGACCTGCGTGCGGCGATCGACCGCGAGGAGTTCCTGCTGGAGTATCAGCCGATCGTGCTGCTGGCCACCGGTGAGATCATCGGCGCCGAGGCGCTGGTGCGATGGGCGTGTCGCGAGCGCGGAACCGTGCCCCCGGGGTTGTTCATTCCGATTGCCGAGGAGACCGGTCTGATTGTCCCGATCGGGCGCTGGGTGTTGCGGCGCGCGTGTCGAATGGCCAGGCAGTGGGAGCAGGAACGCGGTCATCCCATGCGCATCACCGTCAACCTGTCCGGCCGCCAGTTGCAGGATCCGGGCATTGTGGACGATGTGCGTGCCGCCCTGCGCGACTCCGGGCTCGATCCCAAGCATCTGGTGCTCGAACTGACCGAGAGCATGCTGATGCAGAATACCGACCTTTCCATGGCGCGCCTTACCGCGCTCAAGGGCCTGGGCGTGTCCCTGGCTATCGACGACTTCGGGACCGGTTATTCTTCCCTGAGCTATCTGCAGCGCTATCCGATCGACATCCTGAAGATCGACAAGGCGTTCGTGGATGTCATCGATAAGGGAGGCGAGGGTCCAGTGCTGGCCAGTGCGATTGTGGCGCTCGGAGAAACGCTGCGGATGAGTACCGTGGCGGAGGGGATCGAGACGGAGGCGCAGCGCGGCAAGCTATTACAGCTGGGCTGCGAACTGGGACAGGGGTACCTGTTCGCGCCGCCGCTCGAGGCGACAGAGTTCTATCGCCTGCTCCTCGTCCGTGGCGCACGCTCGTATTCGCCGCTACGACGGCATCGCGAAATGGGTGCCCACGCCGCGTAATACTTCGCGTAGCGCCCTGCATCCGGCGCCGGCCCAGGTGATGACGCCCCGGACGTTCGACGCCTTTGCCATCGCTGCCCCCGGGCTGGCGCCCCTGCTGGCTGATGAACTCCGCGCGCTTGATGTGGTGATCGGTGAGGTGAGTGCGGCGGGCGTGGTGTTTCCCGCGACGATTGCCTCGTTGCTGCATGTGAACCTGTGGTCGCGGCTCGCCACGCGGGTGATCGTGCGTGTGGCCGAGTTCACGGCCCGCGACTTCGCCACACTGGAAAAGCAGTCAAAACGGGTGCCGTGGTCGACATTGATTGCGCCCGGCGCCGCTGTGCGCTTCCGCGTGACGTGCCGGAAATCCCGACTCTATCATTCCGACGCCGTGGCAGAGCGTGTCGCGCGGGCAGTGGCTGGCGCGGTGCCGTCAGCGTCGGTGCTGGCCCGTGAAATCGGTGACGAAGTGCAGGACGACGCCGTGGACGTTGACCTGTCCGCGCGGGTCTCGAGCGACGCTGAGTCGTCGCAATTGATTGTGGTGCGGTTCGAGCATGACCGTTGCACGATCAGTCTGGACAGTTCCGGCGACTTGCTGCATCGACGCGGATGGCGACAGGCCGTGGCGAAGGCGCCGTTGCGGGAGACGTTGGCGGCAGCCATGCTGGCCGCGTGCGACTGGCACGGTGATGTGCCGTTGATCGATCCGTTTTGCGGCTCGGGCACCATTGGCATCGAAGGCGCGCTGCGGGCGCGCAACATGGCTCCCGGATTGACTCGACGATTTGCGCTGGAGGGCTGGCCCGGCGTGAGCGCATCATGGGTGGCGGCACAACGCGACGCGGCGCGGATGCTCGCGCGACCCACGGCGGGGGTGCCCATTCGAATGAGTGATCGCGATGCCGGTGCCTGCGCCGCAGCGCGTGCGAATGCCGAGCGGGCCGGCGTGGCGGCCGATGTCGAGATCACGCAGTGTGCGATTTCGGCCGTCGATCTCTCGGCGCTTGGTCCGCGCGGACTCGTGCTTACGAATCCGCCCTACGGACTGCGCGTCAGCGAAGGGGCCGATCTGCGCGCGCTCTACGCGCGACTGGGTGACATCGTGCGCACCGGAGGACCGGACTGGCGCCTTGGGCTGTTGGTGCCTGATCGCCACCTCGCGGCACAGACCCGACTGCAGTTTGAGTCGCTCCTCCGAACGTCCAACGGCGGGATCGGGGTGTCGGTGGAACGATCAAAGGGCAAACCCGCGCGACGCCAGGGTGCCGCCCGGGCGGGGGGCTGCGGCGTCAGGCGCGGAAGAGTGGGGAGTCGCGAACCACCCGCGCCACTCTGAATCGATCGACGCAATTCAACGGCGCGATGGAAACGTGAGATCCAGTCGCCACGGACGATCGTGAATGGCGCTCAGGGGGCGGGCGAGGGATTTCGAACAACGCGTGCAGTTCGGTGCGACGGTCGCCTCGGTCGCGCACGCCATCGGCAACCCAGGGCGCGTCGATATCCAGCAGCAAGTAGTGCGCCGGACGGCGGGCCAGGGCGGCGTCTTCGATGAACTGGGGACAGCGTCCAAAGTAGTGGTGGCAATACACGACGGTGCTGACGAGATCGGTGTCGTGGATCAGGCGGGCGTCTCCTCGGGCAAGCGCGCGCGCCAGGTACTCGTCCTCCAGCGCCATCTGCCCTTTCGCGATGGGCCCGTGGTCGCGGAAGTCCAATGGCGCTCCCTTCGTTGCGGCGTACTCGCGAACGAATTCCGGAACCGCCAGTGCCCCATAGTGTTCGGCCAGCTGTCCGGCGAGCGTCGTCTTCCCGACCGACTCCGATCCGGTCAGGACGACGCGGGTGATGCGATCAGCGTCGTTCGATTGGCGGAGCGTTTCCATTGCACGAGACCGATGATGGCCAACACGAGAAACACCGCGTAGAGCACGGCCGTAAGCCGGAGTCCGCGCGACAGGAGGAGGGGAACGTACACCACATCAACGGCAATCCAGAGCAGCCAGTTCTCGAGCAGTTTCCGGGTCATCATCCACTGCGCGATGAGACTGACCGACACCAGCGCGGCATCGAGATGCGGAAGCGCCGAGCCCGGAATGCGCGACGTGATGGTGGACAGCACGAGCCAGGTGGCCATTCCCACTCCGGCCAGAAGCAACAGGAGCGCTGCGGGTGTGCGTGTCACCACCACCGGCACGCGAAGGCCGCCACCGCGCGCCCAATGCCACCAGCCATAAAATGACAGCACCAGGTAGACCACCTGCAATCCGGTGTCCGAGTAGAG comes from Gemmatimonadaceae bacterium and encodes:
- a CDS encoding EAL domain-containing protein — protein: MSVSVGANAARSGAHPTSNAATAPQGVRAVTAPHGQPAFQSVVFGRAWDATLLGGLGVYTLALCVWLVVSARGDAAPARGPAFASAVLSLCAAALAIRASRENRLDRGSRHCWRVIALAVVVNAIGSLTISAGGSWLAPSDARTVSAYAGLTAQMMLLVALLQKPSAPQSSLDQATLWLDAATVTVGGLLVVWYDLHVLSGDRTPSSLGAFILSHLVVVVDLVLLMVTSVLWRRTAFAHRAYVLLLLAAALLVGALSHTAAVVVLTRDVPAPVWLTAIAPISTLLFAIAAWLKSATAGALAVRTAAHSARAQLSASIIPYVAALPGFALLLKASHEQALQPVGGLVIGAVAIAILAFARQVASAREAVRALTESAAKHNEARFQALVQHSSDVITILDARGYIRYVSPSVATVLGHDSSRLVGTRLADLLHPEDVEGATMFLADLARSAGPRATPSHLPGSFKREWRIAHANGDWMSVDNVGTNLLREPVVQGLVLNTRDVTEQSVIKQQYMHQAFHDPLTDLANRSLFLYQVGHALARATRQQHAVTVLFLDLDNFKTVNDSLGHAAGDRLLVEAARRLSSCVRDSDLIARLGGDEFAMLIEDGDGDDDVLGIAERIADALSRPFKLSGKEVFVGASIGIARTSRGETTDDLVRNADVAMYVAKTRGKGGYVLFEPEMHAAAMDRLVVEADLRAAIDREEFLLEYQPIVLLATGEIIGAEALVRWACRERGTVPPGLFIPIAEETGLIVPIGRWVLRRACRMARQWEQERGHPMRITVNLSGRQLQDPGIVDDVRAALRDSGLDPKHLVLELTESMLMQNTDLSMARLTALKGLGVSLAIDDFGTGYSSLSYLQRYPIDILKIDKAFVDVIDKGGEGPVLASAIVALGETLRMSTVAEGIETEAQRGKLLQLGCELGQGYLFAPPLEATEFYRLLLVRGARSYSPLRRHREMGAHAA
- a CDS encoding class I SAM-dependent RNA methyltransferase, which translates into the protein MAHARIRRYDGIAKWVPTPRNTSRSALHPAPAQVMTPRTFDAFAIAAPGLAPLLADELRALDVVIGEVSAAGVVFPATIASLLHVNLWSRLATRVIVRVAEFTARDFATLEKQSKRVPWSTLIAPGAAVRFRVTCRKSRLYHSDAVAERVARAVAGAVPSASVLAREIGDEVQDDAVDVDLSARVSSDAESSQLIVVRFEHDRCTISLDSSGDLLHRRGWRQAVAKAPLRETLAAAMLAACDWHGDVPLIDPFCGSGTIGIEGALRARNMAPGLTRRFALEGWPGVSASWVAAQRDAARMLARPTAGVPIRMSDRDAGACAAARANAERAGVAADVEITQCAISAVDLSALGPRGLVLTNPPYGLRVSEGADLRALYARLGDIVRTGGPDWRLGLLVPDRHLAAQTRLQFESLLRTSNGGIGVSVERSKGKPARRQGAARAGGCGVRRGRVGSREPPAPL
- a CDS encoding ATP-binding protein — its product is METLRQSNDADRITRVVLTGSESVGKTTLAGQLAEHYGALAVPEFVREYAATKGAPLDFRDHGPIAKGQMALEDEYLARALARGDARLIHDTDLVSTVVYCHHYFGRCPQFIEDAALARRPAHYLLLDIDAPWVADGVRDRGDRRTELHALFEIPRPPPERHSRSSVATGSHVSIAPLNCVDRFRVARVVRDSPLFRA
- a CDS encoding nicotinamide mononucleotide transporter, coding for MVDGTRDLCAWLGAHGSSCAELFGFITGVLNVWLVTRENIWNWPLGVLNAGFYIVVFARTGLYSDTGLQVVYLVLSFYGWWHWARGGGLRVPVVVTRTPAALLLLLAGVGMATWLVLSTITSRIPGSALPHLDAALVSVSLIAQWMMTRKLLENWLLWIAVDVVYVPLLLSRGLRLTAVLYAVFLVLAIIGLVQWKRSANRTTLIASPASS